The Streptomyces phaeolivaceus genome has a window encoding:
- a CDS encoding AAA family ATPase, translating to MTVSSLSPVVSGVDAGARPERPRVTELRLSAFAGHRGVFLPLGPLTLLAGRSGSGKTTALRAYEALARLGGGVHLGEVFPDPLSCVPERARPDAQRRRGFRIGCTADGPEGPVHLDVAVQAEPELRIVGERLRSGGLTLLETALVDPSRPVVQASWHTAGTSPVTRGPLPDDLLGTALLPLRVAGKTDGQRQVLAAAEQMVVALRSVYACDPRPGRMRAAVPLGSGRLLRGCDNLADVLWRTRTECGRRHALLVGAVRDGCAGPVLDLLAEPLRDGAVRAVLDRGDGVRTALGLLGDGELRYLALALVLFTGPGVLEIDPVVEVPAALQTLTVLADGFDRALDPRQALELVRLAARMCERGHIRLVGAVSDASWAAGVAGVTVVDLNP from the coding sequence ATGACCGTGTCATCCCTGTCGCCGGTGGTGTCCGGCGTGGACGCCGGGGCGCGTCCGGAGCGGCCGAGGGTCACCGAGTTGCGGCTGTCCGCCTTCGCCGGGCACCGCGGTGTCTTCCTCCCACTGGGGCCGCTGACCCTCCTCGCGGGCCGCAGCGGCAGCGGCAAGACCACCGCGCTGCGGGCGTACGAGGCACTGGCGAGACTCGGGGGCGGCGTCCACCTCGGCGAGGTCTTCCCCGACCCGCTCAGCTGTGTCCCCGAACGGGCCCGCCCCGACGCCCAACGCCGGCGCGGCTTCCGCATCGGCTGCACGGCCGACGGCCCGGAGGGACCCGTACATCTCGACGTCGCCGTCCAGGCCGAGCCCGAACTCCGCATCGTGGGCGAGCGGTTGAGGTCCGGCGGGCTGACGCTCCTGGAGACCGCGCTCGTCGACCCGAGCCGCCCCGTCGTCCAGGCCTCCTGGCACACCGCCGGCACATCCCCGGTCACCCGGGGCCCCCTCCCCGACGACCTGCTCGGCACCGCGCTGCTCCCTCTGCGCGTCGCCGGAAAGACGGACGGCCAGCGCCAGGTCCTCGCCGCCGCCGAACAGATGGTGGTCGCCCTGCGCTCGGTCTACGCCTGTGATCCGCGCCCCGGCCGGATGCGCGCCGCCGTGCCGCTCGGCTCCGGCCGGCTGCTCCGGGGCTGCGACAACCTCGCCGACGTGCTCTGGCGTACGCGGACCGAGTGCGGGCGACGGCACGCGCTGCTCGTCGGTGCCGTGCGCGACGGCTGTGCGGGACCGGTGCTCGATCTGCTCGCCGAGCCGCTGCGCGACGGCGCGGTACGGGCGGTGCTGGACCGGGGCGACGGCGTGCGGACCGCCCTGGGGCTGCTCGGGGACGGGGAGTTGAGGTATCTGGCACTGGCCCTCGTGCTGTTCACCGGCCCCGGTGTGCTGGAGATCGACCCGGTCGTGGAGGTGCCCGCGGCACTCCAGACGCTCACGGTCCTCGCCGACGGCTTCGACCGGGCCCTCGACCCCAGGCAGGCCCTGGAGTTGGTGCGGCTGGCGGCCCGGATGTGCGAACGGGGGCACATCCGGCTGGTCGGCGCGGTGAGCGACGCGTCCTGGGCCGCCGGGGTGGCAGGGGTGACGGTGGTAGACCTGAACCCGTGA
- a CDS encoding nucleotide pyrophosphohydrolase, whose protein sequence is MPALQRRLAEFAAARDWQRFHTPKNLVAALSVEASELVEIFQWLTPEESARVMADPETAHRVTDEVADVLAYLLQFCAVLGIDPLSALDAKIDRNERRFPAPGKP, encoded by the coding sequence CTGCCCGCGCTGCAGCGGCGGCTGGCCGAGTTCGCCGCCGCCCGGGACTGGCAGCGGTTCCACACACCCAAGAACCTGGTCGCGGCGCTGAGCGTCGAGGCGTCCGAACTCGTGGAGATCTTCCAGTGGTTGACCCCGGAGGAGTCCGCGCGCGTGATGGCGGACCCGGAGACCGCGCACCGTGTCACGGACGAGGTCGCCGACGTGCTCGCGTATCTGCTCCAGTTCTGCGCGGTGCTGGGCATCGATCCGTTGTCGGCGCTGGATGCGAAGATCGACCGCAACGAGCGGAGATTTCCGGCGCCAGGGAAGCCTTGA
- a CDS encoding DUF6099 family protein, whose translation MDAVRLIMASRRALAGSAEGPQLMAEAWQSYALAQAIGSRLAVSGPPELRGEALGLTELAGSGCGILGAPPLGVGDLRAAQLTELGDAHDSLVRLGVLLGEVGIALVGLASGADDEATYWQCMEAIDAADEARDRVLEMLRRLAVRDQVLSERDAPTG comes from the coding sequence ATGGATGCGGTGCGGCTCATCATGGCCAGCAGGCGTGCTCTGGCGGGCAGCGCCGAGGGGCCTCAGCTCATGGCGGAGGCGTGGCAGTCCTATGCCCTCGCCCAGGCGATCGGCAGCCGTCTCGCGGTCTCGGGACCACCCGAACTACGTGGTGAGGCCCTCGGGTTGACCGAGTTGGCCGGCAGCGGCTGCGGCATACTCGGCGCCCCGCCGCTCGGTGTGGGCGATTTACGTGCCGCCCAGCTCACCGAGTTGGGCGACGCCCATGACTCCCTCGTCCGCCTCGGTGTCCTCCTCGGCGAGGTCGGCATCGCCCTCGTGGGGCTGGCGAGCGGAGCGGACGACGAGGCGACGTACTGGCAGTGCATGGAGGCGATCGACGCGGCGGACGAGGCCCGCGACCGGGTCCTGGAGATGCTGCGCCGCCTGGCGGTGAGAGACCAGGTCCTGTCGGAGAGGGACGCGCCCACGGGGTGA
- a CDS encoding LLM class F420-dependent oxidoreductase — MDLRIFTEPQQGASYDTLLTVAKATEDLGFDAFFRSDHYLRMGSSDGLPGPTDAWITLAGLARETKRIRLGTLMTAGTFRLPGVLAIQVAQIDQMSGGRVELGLGAGWFEEEHKAYGIPFPKEKFGRLEEQLAIVTGLWATEVGKTFSYEGTHYQLTDSPALPKPAQAKVPVLIGGHGASRTPRLAARYADEFNMPFASIEDSERQFGRVRKAAEEAGRKGDDLVYSNALVVCVGKDDAEVARRAAAIGREVDELKANGLAGSPAEVVDKIARYQAVGSQRVYLQILDLDDLDHLELISTQVRSQLS, encoded by the coding sequence ATGGATCTTCGCATCTTCACCGAGCCCCAGCAGGGGGCGTCCTACGACACCCTCCTCACCGTCGCCAAGGCCACCGAGGACCTCGGGTTCGACGCCTTCTTCCGCTCCGACCACTATCTCCGCATGGGTTCGTCGGACGGCCTGCCCGGCCCCACCGACGCCTGGATCACCCTGGCCGGACTCGCCCGCGAGACCAAGCGCATCCGCCTCGGCACCCTGATGACCGCCGGCACCTTCCGGCTGCCCGGCGTGCTCGCCATCCAGGTCGCCCAGATCGACCAGATGTCCGGTGGCCGTGTCGAACTCGGCCTGGGCGCGGGCTGGTTCGAGGAGGAGCACAAGGCGTACGGCATCCCCTTCCCCAAGGAGAAGTTCGGGCGGCTGGAGGAGCAGCTCGCCATCGTCACCGGTCTGTGGGCCACCGAGGTCGGCAAGACCTTCTCCTACGAGGGCACCCACTACCAGCTGACCGACTCGCCCGCGCTGCCCAAGCCCGCGCAGGCCAAGGTGCCGGTGCTCATCGGCGGCCACGGCGCGAGCCGTACGCCGAGGCTGGCCGCGCGGTACGCCGACGAGTTCAATATGCCGTTCGCCTCGATCGAGGACAGTGAGCGGCAGTTCGGGCGGGTCCGCAAGGCCGCCGAGGAGGCCGGCCGCAAGGGCGACGACCTGGTGTACTCGAACGCCCTGGTCGTCTGTGTCGGCAAGGACGACGCCGAGGTGGCCCGCCGCGCCGCCGCGATCGGCCGTGAGGTCGACGAGCTGAAGGCCAACGGCCTCGCCGGCTCCCCGGCCGAGGTGGTCGACAAGATCGCCCGCTACCAGGCCGTCGGCTCCCAGCGTGTCTACCTCCAGATCCTCGACCTCGACGACCTGGACCACCTGGAGCTGATCTCCACCCAGGTGCGGTCCCAGCTGTCGTAA
- a CDS encoding 3' terminal RNA ribose 2'-O-methyltransferase Hen1: protein MFLTISTTGTPERPATDLGFLLHKHPDKTQAFSTSYGKAHVLYPEADAERCTAALLLEVDAVALVRRGKGKGRGGAPDAALAQYVNDRPYAASSLLAVALNDVFSSAVRGQCKARPELPEQVRPLRVEIPALPARGGPALVAKLFEPLGWTVAAEPVALDTVFPEWGASRYVRLVLESESLTLAEALRHLYVLLPVLDDAKHYWVSSDEVDKLLRAGEGWLPAHPEHQLITSRYLSRRWSLTRQAMERLELVRLAEADDSEVEEIDNAVTETEETDATEETEDAESNVNGEGGAAEGEGVAEGEGAAGEKPVPLAVRRRDAIIAALKESGAARVLDLGCGQGQLVQALFKDVRFTEIVGTDVSMRALTIASRRLKLDRMGERQASRVRLFQSSLAYTDKRLKGYDAAVLSEVIEHLDLPRLPALEYAVFGSARPRTVLVTTPNVEYNVRWETLPAGHARHGDHRFEWTREEFRTWATTVAERHGYEVRFVPVGPDDPEVGPPTQMAVFDQRDTDSTDSTDSTDSTSKEAKAA from the coding sequence GTGTTCCTGACGATCAGTACCACCGGCACCCCGGAACGCCCCGCGACCGACCTCGGTTTCCTCCTGCACAAGCACCCCGACAAGACGCAGGCGTTCTCCACCTCCTACGGCAAGGCGCACGTCCTCTACCCCGAGGCGGACGCCGAGCGCTGCACGGCCGCGCTGCTGCTGGAGGTGGACGCCGTGGCGCTGGTCCGGCGCGGCAAGGGCAAGGGCCGTGGCGGCGCACCGGACGCGGCGCTCGCCCAGTACGTCAACGACCGCCCGTACGCGGCCTCCTCCCTGCTCGCCGTCGCGCTGAACGACGTCTTCTCCAGCGCCGTGCGCGGCCAGTGCAAGGCCCGGCCCGAACTCCCGGAACAGGTCCGCCCGTTGCGCGTCGAGATACCGGCGCTGCCCGCACGCGGCGGCCCGGCCCTCGTGGCCAAGCTCTTCGAGCCGCTCGGCTGGACGGTCGCCGCCGAGCCGGTGGCGCTGGACACCGTGTTCCCGGAGTGGGGCGCCTCCCGTTACGTACGGCTCGTGCTGGAGTCGGAGTCGCTGACCCTGGCCGAGGCGCTGCGCCACCTGTACGTCCTGCTGCCGGTCCTCGACGACGCCAAGCACTACTGGGTGTCGTCGGACGAGGTCGACAAGCTGCTGCGCGCGGGCGAGGGCTGGCTCCCGGCCCACCCGGAGCACCAGCTGATCACCAGCCGCTACCTCTCCCGCCGCTGGTCGCTGACCCGGCAGGCCATGGAGCGCCTGGAACTCGTACGGCTCGCCGAGGCCGACGACAGCGAGGTCGAGGAGATCGACAACGCGGTCACGGAGACGGAAGAGACCGACGCGACGGAAGAGACCGAAGACGCCGAATCCAACGTGAACGGCGAGGGCGGCGCGGCCGAGGGCGAAGGCGTGGCCGAGGGCGAAGGCGCGGCCGGGGAAAAGCCCGTGCCGCTCGCCGTGCGGCGACGGGACGCGATCATCGCCGCGCTCAAGGAGTCCGGGGCGGCCCGGGTCCTCGATCTCGGGTGTGGTCAGGGCCAGTTGGTGCAGGCGCTGTTCAAGGACGTCCGCTTCACCGAGATCGTCGGTACGGACGTGTCGATGCGCGCGCTCACCATCGCCTCCCGCCGGCTCAAGCTCGACCGCATGGGCGAGCGCCAGGCCTCCCGTGTCCGGCTGTTCCAGAGTTCCCTCGCCTACACCGACAAGCGGCTCAAGGGCTATGACGCCGCCGTGCTCTCCGAGGTCATCGAGCACCTCGACCTGCCCCGGCTGCCCGCCCTGGAGTACGCGGTCTTCGGCTCGGCCCGCCCCCGGACCGTGCTCGTGACCACCCCGAACGTCGAGTACAACGTCCGCTGGGAGACGCTCCCCGCCGGCCACGCCCGGCACGGCGACCACCGCTTCGAGTGGACCCGCGAGGAGTTCCGCACCTGGGCGACCACGGTGGCCGAACGGCACGGCTACGAGGTCCGGTTCGTGCCCGTGGGGCCCGACGACCCGGAGGTCGGCCCGCCGACGCAGATGGCCGTCTTCGACCAGCGCGACACCGACAGCACCGACAGCACTGACAGCACCGACAGCACCAGCAAGGAGGCGAAGGCGGCATGA
- a CDS encoding polynucleotide kinase-phosphatase codes for MTGTQQKHGRTLPVTDLSLVVLIGASGSGKSTFARRHFKPTEIISSDFCRGLVSDDENDQSATKDAFDVLHYIAGKRLAAGRRTVVDATSVQSESRKQLIELAREHDVLPIAIVLDVPEEVCAERNATRTDRADMPRRVIQRHTRELRRSLRHLEREGFRKVHILRGVEDIEHATIVTEKRFNDLTHLTGPFDIVGDIHGCASELESLLGKLGYVDGSHPEGRTAVFVGDLVDRGPDSPGVLRRVMSMVGSGDALCVPGNHENKYGRYLKGRNVQHTHGLAETVAQMEGESEEFKKEVREFIDGLVSHYVLDGGRLVVCHAGLPEKYHGRTSGRVRSHALYGDTTGETDEFGLPVRYPWAEDYRGRAAVVYGHTPVPTATWLNNTICLDTGAVFGGRLTALRWPERELVDVPAEQVWYEPARPLVTEAPGGHEGRPLDLADVHGRRVVETRHAGRVSVREENAAAALEVMSRFAIDPRLLPYLPPTMAPTATSHIEGYLEHPAEAFAQYKEDGVARVVCEEKHMGSRAVALVCRDADAARERFGVDGPTGSLYTRTGRPFFDDEARTELVLGRIREAMTAAGLWAELDTDWVLLDAELMPWSLKASGLLRTQYAAVGAASGAVFPGALAALEGAAARGVDVGDLLGEQRERAADAAAFTEAYRRYCWPTEGLDGVRLAPFQILAVRGRSLAALPHDEQLALIDRLVEFDVSGLLQTTRRLFVDTGDEASVRAGIDWWLEMTGRGGEGMVVKPVGAVVRWGRPRYSEAESGGEKGRLVQPGIKCRGREYLRIIYGPEYTRPENLARLRGRFLNHKRSLALREYALGLEALDRLAEGEPLWRVHEAVFGVLALESEPVDPRL; via the coding sequence ATGACCGGGACTCAGCAGAAGCACGGGCGCACCCTGCCCGTCACCGACCTCTCCCTCGTGGTGCTGATCGGCGCCTCCGGCTCGGGCAAGTCGACGTTCGCCCGACGCCACTTCAAGCCCACCGAGATCATCTCCTCCGACTTCTGCCGGGGCCTGGTCTCCGACGACGAGAACGACCAGAGCGCGACGAAGGACGCCTTCGACGTGCTGCACTACATCGCGGGCAAGCGCCTCGCGGCCGGCCGCCGTACCGTCGTCGACGCGACCAGCGTGCAGTCGGAGTCCCGCAAGCAGCTGATCGAGCTGGCGCGCGAGCACGACGTGCTGCCGATCGCCATCGTGCTCGACGTGCCGGAGGAGGTCTGCGCCGAACGCAACGCGACCCGCACCGACCGCGCGGACATGCCGCGCCGCGTCATCCAGCGCCACACCCGTGAACTCCGGCGCTCCCTGCGGCACTTGGAGCGCGAGGGCTTCCGCAAGGTGCACATCCTGCGGGGCGTCGAGGACATCGAGCACGCCACGATCGTCACCGAGAAGCGCTTCAACGACCTGACCCACCTCACCGGCCCCTTCGACATCGTCGGCGACATCCACGGCTGCGCGAGCGAACTGGAGTCCCTGCTCGGCAAGTTGGGCTATGTCGACGGCAGCCACCCGGAGGGCCGTACGGCCGTCTTCGTCGGCGACCTCGTGGACCGGGGCCCCGACAGTCCGGGCGTGCTGCGCCGCGTGATGTCCATGGTCGGCTCGGGCGACGCGCTCTGTGTGCCCGGCAACCACGAGAACAAGTACGGCCGTTACCTCAAGGGCCGCAACGTCCAGCACACGCACGGGCTCGCCGAGACCGTCGCGCAGATGGAGGGCGAGAGCGAGGAGTTCAAGAAGGAGGTACGGGAGTTCATCGACGGACTCGTCAGCCACTACGTCCTCGACGGCGGCCGACTGGTCGTCTGTCACGCCGGTCTGCCGGAGAAGTACCACGGCCGCACCTCCGGCCGGGTCCGCAGCCACGCGCTGTACGGCGACACCACCGGTGAGACCGACGAGTTCGGGCTGCCGGTGCGCTACCCGTGGGCCGAGGACTACCGGGGCCGCGCGGCCGTCGTCTACGGCCACACCCCGGTGCCCACCGCCACCTGGCTGAACAACACCATCTGCCTGGACACGGGCGCGGTCTTCGGCGGCAGGCTCACCGCGCTGCGCTGGCCGGAACGTGAACTGGTCGACGTACCGGCCGAGCAGGTCTGGTACGAACCGGCCAGGCCGCTGGTCACCGAGGCGCCCGGCGGGCACGAGGGACGGCCGCTGGACCTGGCGGACGTGCACGGCCGGCGGGTCGTCGAGACCCGGCACGCGGGCCGGGTGTCGGTCCGCGAGGAGAACGCGGCGGCGGCCCTGGAGGTCATGAGCCGCTTCGCGATCGACCCGCGTCTGCTGCCGTACCTGCCGCCGACCATGGCCCCCACCGCCACCTCGCACATCGAGGGCTACCTGGAACACCCGGCGGAGGCCTTCGCGCAGTACAAGGAGGACGGGGTCGCGCGGGTCGTGTGCGAGGAGAAGCACATGGGCTCGCGGGCGGTCGCCCTGGTCTGCCGCGACGCGGACGCGGCCCGCGAGCGCTTCGGCGTGGACGGCCCCACCGGCTCCCTCTACACCCGCACGGGACGCCCGTTCTTCGACGACGAGGCCCGTACCGAACTGGTCCTCGGCCGGATCCGCGAGGCCATGACGGCGGCCGGACTCTGGGCCGAACTCGACACCGACTGGGTGCTGCTGGACGCCGAGTTGATGCCGTGGTCGCTGAAGGCGTCCGGGCTGCTGCGCACCCAGTACGCGGCCGTCGGCGCCGCCTCCGGCGCGGTGTTCCCGGGCGCGCTGGCCGCCCTGGAGGGCGCGGCGGCACGCGGTGTCGACGTGGGCGACCTGCTCGGCGAGCAGCGGGAGCGGGCCGCCGACGCCGCCGCGTTCACCGAGGCGTACCGGCGTTACTGCTGGCCCACCGAGGGCCTGGACGGCGTACGTCTCGCGCCCTTCCAGATCCTCGCCGTCCGAGGCCGCAGCCTCGCCGCGCTCCCGCACGACGAGCAGCTGGCCCTGATCGACCGGCTCGTCGAGTTCGACGTCAGCGGTCTGCTGCAGACCACCCGGCGTCTCTTCGTCGACACCGGCGACGAGGCCTCCGTACGGGCGGGCATCGACTGGTGGCTGGAGATGACCGGCCGGGGCGGCGAGGGCATGGTCGTCAAGCCGGTCGGGGCGGTGGTGCGATGGGGTCGCCCCCGCTATAGCGAAGCCGAGAGTGGGGGAGAGAAGGGGCGGCTGGTCCAGCCGGGCATCAAGTGCCGGGGCCGGGAGTATCTGCGGATCATCTACGGCCCGGAGTACACCCGCCCCGAGAACCTCGCCCGGCTGCGCGGCCGGTTCCTCAACCACAAGCGGTCCCTCGCGCTGCGCGAGTACGCCCTCGGCCTGGAGGCCCTGGACCGGCTCGCCGAGGGGGAGCCGCTGTGGCGGGTGCACGAGGCGGTGTTCGGGGTACTGGCCCTGGAGTCGGAGCCGGTCGACCCCCGGCTGTGA
- the uppS gene encoding polyprenyl diphosphate synthase, with translation MRRSTTRSVTRSLSRSGRERSALDAAYDECRHLVRTTRPTEHALMQLMPPVARPACWALYAAFSRADDLIDSTEGTPEERSRRLQEWRVALESDLASGTSEDPIRLALTDSVWHWGLDLGDLLAAMDAVQRDDGRTGVANWQEWRERAHSQNISWPEQLMRMLVRVGLPVPVRLRDLPGFTRFVDGLFLTDMLRDLREDLDAGQVWFPADVMDRFRVTPADLIAREWTPEVRELIAHLTGQAREWLEGSRRALRNTLPLGPSIVLDSAVELFGAELDAIVRAGSAVLHRPVRVPRHIEWRLLGPARARAAVVWRLTLPPGRADAPARTAAAPATPGDATAPDPLTGTGLPTTRIAEPPLPPRPHRDGARPPAIAEAHLPQHVAIVMDGNGRWATGLGLPRDEGHRAGAVALRDVVQGALEIGLAHLTVYAFSTENWKRSPDEVSKLFAIMRSELLDGELLDHDVRLRWVGSPDGLPDDVVEVLRAQEHATRHRTGLTLNVCVNYGGRAELAQAGAALARAALAGEVDPARVSEQLFAAHLPHHALPDVDLLWRTSGEIRTSNFLPWHAHYAELHFTDQPWPEVDRLDLWEAVVAYTQRKRRKGAASAAPAKGAE, from the coding sequence ATGCGTCGCAGTACCACGCGGTCCGTCACCCGGTCCCTCTCACGGTCCGGGCGAGAGCGCTCGGCACTCGACGCCGCGTACGACGAGTGCCGCCACCTGGTCCGTACGACCCGGCCCACCGAGCACGCCCTGATGCAGCTCATGCCCCCGGTGGCCCGCCCCGCCTGCTGGGCCCTGTACGCCGCCTTCTCCCGCGCGGACGATCTGATCGACTCCACCGAGGGCACCCCCGAGGAGCGCAGCCGGCGGCTTCAGGAGTGGCGGGTCGCACTGGAGTCCGACCTGGCGAGCGGCACCAGCGAGGACCCGATCCGGCTCGCGCTGACCGACTCCGTGTGGCACTGGGGGCTCGACCTCGGCGACCTGCTCGCCGCCATGGACGCGGTCCAGCGGGACGACGGCCGCACGGGCGTCGCGAACTGGCAGGAGTGGCGCGAGCGGGCCCACTCCCAGAACATCAGCTGGCCCGAGCAGTTGATGCGGATGCTGGTCCGGGTCGGGCTGCCCGTGCCCGTACGCCTTCGCGACCTGCCCGGCTTCACCCGTTTCGTGGACGGGCTGTTCCTCACCGACATGCTCCGGGACCTCCGCGAGGACCTGGACGCCGGACAGGTGTGGTTTCCCGCCGATGTCATGGACCGCTTCCGGGTCACCCCGGCCGACCTGATCGCCCGTGAGTGGACCCCCGAGGTCCGGGAGCTGATCGCGCATCTCACCGGCCAGGCCCGGGAATGGCTGGAGGGCTCCCGCCGGGCGCTGCGGAACACACTGCCGCTGGGCCCCTCCATCGTGCTCGACAGCGCCGTCGAACTGTTCGGCGCGGAGCTGGACGCGATCGTCCGGGCCGGATCCGCCGTGCTGCACCGTCCGGTCCGCGTTCCCCGGCACATCGAGTGGCGGCTCCTCGGCCCGGCTCGGGCACGGGCGGCCGTGGTGTGGCGGCTGACGCTGCCGCCCGGCCGGGCGGACGCCCCCGCGCGGACGGCGGCGGCCCCCGCGACCCCGGGCGACGCCACCGCACCGGACCCGCTGACCGGCACCGGACTGCCCACCACCCGGATCGCCGAACCACCCCTCCCGCCCCGCCCGCACCGCGACGGCGCCCGCCCGCCGGCCATAGCCGAGGCCCATCTCCCGCAGCATGTGGCGATCGTCATGGACGGCAACGGCCGCTGGGCCACCGGCCTCGGGCTGCCCCGTGACGAGGGCCATCGCGCCGGGGCGGTCGCCCTGAGGGACGTCGTCCAGGGCGCCCTGGAGATCGGCCTCGCGCATCTGACGGTCTACGCCTTCTCCACCGAGAACTGGAAGCGGTCGCCCGACGAGGTCTCCAAGCTCTTCGCGATCATGCGCTCCGAACTCCTCGACGGGGAGTTGCTGGACCATGACGTGCGGCTGCGCTGGGTGGGTTCGCCCGACGGCCTCCCGGACGACGTGGTGGAGGTCCTCCGCGCCCAGGAGCACGCCACCCGCCACCGCACCGGTCTCACCCTCAACGTCTGCGTCAACTACGGCGGTCGCGCCGAACTCGCCCAGGCGGGCGCGGCGTTGGCGCGTGCCGCGCTGGCCGGTGAGGTCGACCCCGCCAGGGTCTCGGAGCAGCTCTTCGCCGCGCATCTGCCGCATCACGCCCTGCCCGACGTCGACCTTCTGTGGCGCACCAGCGGGGAGATCCGTACCTCCAACTTCCTTCCCTGGCACGCCCATTACGCCGAGCTGCACTTCACCGACCAGCCCTGGCCGGAGGTGGACCGCCTCGATCTGTGGGAGGCGGTGGTCGCCTACACCCAGCGCAAGCGTCGCAAGGGGGCGGCTTCGGCTGCCCCGGCGAAGGGGGCCGAGTAA